The Streptomyces sp. NBC_01353 genome contains a region encoding:
- a CDS encoding universal stress protein, whose protein sequence is MDSPLVVGVDGSDSSLAAMDWAADEAVRHGVPLRIVHASLWERYEGTAPASTVDRPSGQILAENIVGAAAERAQSRCPSLTVATDIIAMDASSALLEEGRAAVAVIVGSRGRGELADLLLGSVSLTVAARSHCPVMVVRGDRQALEARHERVLLGIGDHDIDSPAVRFAFREAAARNCELDIVRIWRRPVHEEVDYPLPGDEAQYFEERTSELLDKALEAAVREHPQVLLRRATVEGQARKVLVDRSATADLLVVGARRRGGLLGMELGRVAHRTLHHAACPVAVVPQPHPVSTAET, encoded by the coding sequence ATGGACTCGCCCCTGGTGGTAGGAGTCGACGGGTCCGACAGCAGTCTCGCGGCCATGGACTGGGCCGCCGACGAGGCGGTGCGGCACGGAGTGCCGCTGCGTATCGTGCACGCCTCGCTGTGGGAACGGTACGAGGGAACCGCGCCGGCGTCGACGGTGGACCGACCCTCGGGCCAGATCCTCGCCGAGAACATCGTCGGAGCAGCGGCCGAACGGGCCCAGAGTCGTTGCCCCAGCCTCACGGTCGCCACCGACATCATCGCCATGGACGCGTCGAGCGCGCTGCTTGAGGAGGGGCGCGCGGCTGTTGCCGTCATCGTCGGATCCCGAGGCCGAGGGGAACTCGCCGACCTCCTGCTGGGATCCGTCAGCCTCACCGTCGCGGCCCGGTCCCACTGCCCGGTCATGGTCGTCCGCGGCGACCGGCAAGCCCTGGAAGCGCGCCATGAGCGCGTCCTGCTGGGCATCGGCGACCACGACATCGACTCGCCGGCCGTGCGCTTCGCCTTTCGTGAGGCGGCCGCGCGGAACTGCGAACTCGACATCGTCCGCATCTGGCGTCGCCCGGTTCACGAAGAGGTCGACTACCCGCTCCCGGGTGACGAGGCCCAATACTTCGAGGAACGAACGTCCGAACTGCTCGACAAGGCCCTGGAAGCAGCGGTCCGCGAACATCCCCAGGTGCTGCTGCGGCGGGCCACCGTAGAAGGCCAGGCACGCAAGGTGCTCGTCGACCGTTCGGCCACCGCCGACCTGCTGGTCGTCGGGGCGCGACGGCGTGGCGGCTTGCTCGGCATGGAGCTCGGCAGGGTCGCCCATCGCACCCTGCACCACGCCGCGTGTCCGGTCGCCGTCGTCCCTCAGCCCCACCCCGTGTCCACGGCGGAGACGTGA